From a single Methanofollis sp. W23 genomic region:
- a CDS encoding ribosome biogenesis/translation initiation ATPase RLI, translating into MRIAVIHKDKCHPKKCGNECIIYCPRVRSGDETIVLSEEDGKAVISEELCAGCGICVKKCPFEAIDIVNLPEELEYPTHRYGPNTFVLYGLPVPVEGKVTGILGPNGIGKSTSLQVLSGQIKPNLGIFEETVAWDEVLRRFAGTELFDYLKHISGKEIKVAVKPQYVTYIPKAFSGTVQELLASTDERGTLDHLVEHLGLASILDREIGNLSGGELQRVAIAACLAREADFYFLDEITPYLDIYQRMAAADLIREVAERRPVVIVEHDLAILDLLADTVHVAYGKPAVFGVITGPKGVRVGINEYLEGYLPEENVRFRDSAVVFEKRAHAEETVREDLVAFPSMKKSYDRFTLTVKGGTVKKGEVLGLVGPNGIGKSTFAKLLAGVEEPDGGPIEEKVTISYKPQYVRADSADTVEFMLRQITRRFDTSFYQHEVIEPLGLQQILQSPLNTLSGGELQRVAIAACLSRDADLYILDEPSAHLDVEQRMGLTKVLKHHAEGKECGVIVIDHDIYLIDMISERLVVFDGEPGIAGEAKGPFSMRTGMNLFLSELGVTFRRDKTGRPRINKSGSYLDREQRSSGEYYYALPESE; encoded by the coding sequence ATGCGCATAGCGGTCATCCATAAAGACAAGTGTCATCCAAAAAAGTGCGGAAACGAGTGCATCATCTACTGCCCCAGAGTACGATCCGGGGACGAGACCATCGTCCTCAGCGAGGAGGACGGGAAGGCCGTCATCTCCGAGGAACTCTGTGCCGGGTGCGGCATATGCGTGAAGAAGTGTCCGTTTGAAGCGATCGACATCGTAAATCTCCCGGAGGAACTCGAGTATCCGACCCACCGGTACGGGCCAAACACCTTTGTGCTCTACGGCCTGCCGGTCCCGGTCGAGGGGAAGGTGACCGGGATCCTGGGACCAAACGGGATCGGGAAGTCCACCTCACTCCAGGTCCTTTCTGGCCAGATCAAGCCGAACCTCGGGATCTTCGAGGAAACGGTAGCGTGGGACGAGGTCCTGAGACGATTTGCCGGGACCGAACTCTTCGACTATCTCAAGCATATCTCAGGAAAGGAGATCAAGGTCGCGGTCAAGCCCCAATATGTCACTTATATCCCGAAGGCCTTCTCAGGGACGGTGCAGGAGTTGCTCGCCTCCACCGACGAGCGAGGGACGCTCGACCATCTTGTCGAGCACCTTGGCCTCGCCTCGATCCTGGACCGCGAGATAGGAAACCTCTCTGGCGGCGAACTGCAGCGGGTGGCTATCGCCGCCTGCCTTGCCAGGGAGGCCGACTTCTATTTCCTCGACGAGATCACGCCGTACCTCGACATCTACCAGCGGATGGCGGCGGCCGACCTGATCAGAGAGGTGGCCGAGAGGAGGCCTGTCGTGATCGTGGAGCACGACCTTGCGATCCTCGACCTGCTCGCCGATACAGTCCATGTGGCGTACGGCAAACCTGCGGTCTTTGGGGTGATCACCGGGCCGAAGGGGGTGCGGGTCGGGATCAACGAGTACCTCGAAGGTTACCTGCCTGAGGAGAATGTGCGGTTCAGGGACTCGGCGGTGGTCTTTGAGAAGCGTGCCCATGCCGAGGAGACGGTGCGAGAAGACCTTGTCGCCTTCCCGAGCATGAAAAAGTCCTACGACCGGTTCACTCTCACAGTGAAGGGCGGAACGGTGAAGAAAGGCGAGGTCCTCGGGCTCGTCGGGCCGAACGGGATCGGGAAGTCGACCTTCGCAAAACTCCTTGCAGGAGTGGAAGAGCCTGACGGCGGCCCGATCGAGGAGAAGGTCACTATCTCGTACAAGCCCCAGTATGTGAGGGCCGACTCGGCCGACACCGTGGAGTTCATGCTCAGGCAGATCACCCGGCGGTTCGACACCTCGTTCTACCAGCACGAGGTGATCGAGCCCCTCGGTCTCCAGCAGATCCTCCAGTCGCCTCTCAACACTCTCTCTGGCGGCGAACTGCAGCGGGTGGCCATCGCCGCCTGCCTCTCCAGGGACGCCGACCTCTACATCCTCGATGAACCGAGCGCCCACCTCGATGTGGAGCAGAGGATGGGGCTGACCAAGGTGCTCAAGCACCATGCCGAGGGGAAGGAGTGTGGGGTGATCGTCATCGATCACGACATCTACCTCATCGACATGATCTCTGAGCGTCTTGTCGTCTTCGACGGCGAACCAGGGATCGCAGGTGAGGCGAAGGGACCGTTCTCGATGCGCACCGGCATGAACCTCTTCCTCTCAGAACTCGGCGTCACCTTCAGGCGGGACAAGACCGGACGGCCCAGGATCAACAAGTCAGGGTCGTACCTCGACCGCGAACAGCGCTCGAGTGGCGAGTATTATTATGCCCTGCCTGAGAGTGAGTGA
- a CDS encoding RND family transporter yields MKSPYQTIAETINKHPATVAGLFVMLLLVAFYGTSLIAMETGSDTYLDKTTTRGMLYDKYSDSFMSDSIMLLVETDNVLNPQVLEYLDTLQEDIADERYVSSTQSIVDMVKQVNGGVLPRSDGEVQQARALVPQEVMDRYVPSNMMTIGIITLEPGVSSDVRETVLNAIDSAVAISNPPPGVEITVSGDPAFAQQMKDEMGSSTGVLIGAAMLLMILAVGLLFSHVRYRFLPVFIVATGLVLTFGLMGLTGIKINMATMGAFPVLIGIGIDYAIQFHSRFDEERRRAPVDESVVTTITRTGPSVLYAMTATSMGFLAMWISPVPMVQSFGLVCVIGVVMCYLSALIIVPTFGVLFKYRPREENGSAASGKMAAYNNFLGGLAVKIAKNPVPILLILGLVAFVGVEMDSEIKISTDEQTFVPSDMPAVVDLKKITRTMGSTQTLPIYIRGDDVTSMDSLEWIERFSRSEVHDNAEITEATSIVSLVQQYNHGVLPGTDAEVAAVLDLIPEAEKAKYLRGNMETVIQFSLTDMEMEQAESFINKVRQDIAWDKPPAGIVADPTGSLELFTALIDDIAKGKTQMTLLGFGLILGFLFLIYRKIGKAASPLIPIMMIVGWNGLIMYLLGIDYTPLTAVLGSMTIGVASEYTILIMERFYEERDKGSGVYDAVQHAVSQIGTAITVSGMTTVFGFSALVLSTFNIIQNFGVVTVITVGFSLMGAIIVMPAVLSLVGRSWRPDQGNTAAK; encoded by the coding sequence GTGAAGTCCCCGTATCAGACAATTGCAGAAACCATCAATAAACACCCCGCGACAGTGGCCGGCCTCTTCGTGATGCTCCTCCTCGTTGCCTTCTATGGGACGAGCCTCATCGCAATGGAGACCGGGTCAGACACCTACCTGGACAAGACCACCACCCGCGGGATGCTCTACGACAAGTACTCCGACTCATTCATGTCAGACAGCATCATGCTGCTGGTCGAGACCGACAATGTGCTCAACCCCCAGGTCCTCGAATACCTGGACACTCTTCAGGAGGACATTGCCGACGAACGCTATGTCAGTTCGACCCAGAGCATCGTCGACATGGTCAAGCAGGTCAACGGCGGTGTCCTGCCCCGTTCAGACGGAGAGGTGCAGCAGGCCAGGGCCCTGGTTCCCCAGGAGGTCATGGACCGTTACGTTCCCTCCAACATGATGACCATCGGGATCATCACCCTTGAGCCGGGCGTCTCCTCAGATGTAAGAGAGACCGTCCTCAATGCCATCGACTCGGCAGTGGCCATCTCCAACCCCCCGCCAGGGGTTGAGATCACTGTCAGTGGCGACCCAGCCTTCGCCCAGCAGATGAAGGACGAGATGGGCTCTTCGACGGGCGTGCTCATCGGGGCGGCGATGCTCCTGATGATCCTTGCCGTCGGCCTCCTCTTCTCGCATGTGAGGTACCGCTTCCTCCCGGTCTTCATCGTGGCCACCGGGCTTGTCCTCACCTTCGGGCTGATGGGGCTGACCGGGATCAAGATCAACATGGCGACGATGGGTGCGTTCCCGGTGCTCATCGGGATCGGGATCGACTATGCGATCCAGTTTCATTCCAGGTTCGACGAAGAGCGACGGCGTGCCCCGGTCGATGAGTCGGTGGTCACCACCATCACCAGGACCGGGCCCTCGGTCCTGTATGCGATGACCGCGACATCAATGGGTTTTCTTGCGATGTGGATCTCGCCGGTCCCGATGGTGCAGAGTTTCGGTCTCGTCTGTGTCATCGGGGTGGTGATGTGCTATCTATCGGCCCTTATCATCGTCCCGACCTTTGGAGTACTCTTCAAGTACCGTCCCAGGGAAGAGAACGGGAGCGCCGCAAGTGGGAAGATGGCCGCATACAACAACTTCCTCGGCGGCCTGGCCGTGAAGATCGCAAAGAACCCGGTCCCCATCCTCCTCATCCTCGGCCTCGTCGCCTTTGTCGGGGTCGAGATGGACAGCGAGATCAAGATCAGCACCGACGAGCAGACCTTTGTCCCCTCTGATATGCCGGCGGTCGTCGACCTGAAAAAGATCACGCGCACGATGGGTTCGACCCAGACACTCCCGATCTATATCAGGGGCGACGACGTCACCAGCATGGACAGTCTGGAATGGATCGAGAGGTTCTCGCGATCTGAGGTGCACGACAATGCCGAGATCACCGAGGCGACGAGCATCGTCAGTCTGGTCCAGCAGTACAACCATGGAGTCCTGCCAGGGACCGACGCCGAAGTCGCTGCAGTGCTGGACCTGATCCCTGAGGCAGAAAAAGCGAAGTACCTGCGCGGGAACATGGAAACGGTCATCCAGTTCTCCCTGACCGACATGGAGATGGAACAGGCGGAGAGTTTCATCAATAAAGTCCGCCAGGACATTGCCTGGGACAAACCGCCGGCCGGGATCGTCGCCGACCCGACAGGTTCTCTTGAACTCTTCACGGCGCTCATCGACGATATCGCCAAGGGCAAGACTCAGATGACGCTCCTCGGTTTCGGGCTCATCCTCGGGTTCCTCTTCCTGATATATCGCAAAATCGGGAAGGCGGCCTCCCCGCTCATCCCGATCATGATGATCGTGGGGTGGAACGGGTTGATCATGTACCTCCTCGGGATCGACTACACCCCGCTCACTGCGGTCCTTGGTTCGATGACCATCGGAGTGGCCTCAGAGTATACCATCCTGATCATGGAGCGGTTCTATGAGGAGCGCGACAAGGGGTCAGGAGTCTATGATGCAGTCCAGCACGCGGTCTCCCAGATAGGGACTGCGATCACAGTCTCCGGGATGACGACGGTCTTTGGGTTCTCGGCACTGGTCCTCTCGACCTTCAACATCATCCAGAACTTCGGCGTCGTCACAGTGATCACGGTCGGGTTCTCGTTGATGGGCGCGATCATCGTGATGCCTGCGGTTCTCTCCCTGGTGGGGCGCTCATGGCGCCCAGATCAAGGAAATACCGCCGCAAAATGA
- a CDS encoding acyltransferase family protein produces the protein MERILFLDEIKAFAILLVIFIHMQNFLSVFLVKNILIFEILKFIAVGCFTFASGYAIYRNNSNIQTRREGLHFYKKRIMRIYPLYLAALLVYFLCFQVFALFPPLHYSTIEWIATILSLQVLLAPYIEPIFTLWFIGFIMVMYALYPLFSRSSGKMRKRVILAASIFALLFILHQVLDIIDYRFFFYYFFFIAGIFAAEKNCRFLILERPLKRYRSSIAPAVIALSYASYCIFLFHMPVFAISGYFISRMDLPGYLQNGVVLFIVIPTMICLCYFVQRSYDAVIKNGGIRFPRDSFSLGKRNRG, from the coding sequence ATGGAAAGGATCCTCTTTTTGGACGAGATAAAGGCCTTCGCAATCCTTCTTGTCATTTTTATTCATATGCAAAATTTCCTCTCAGTCTTCCTCGTAAAGAATATTCTTATCTTTGAGATCTTGAAATTTATCGCAGTGGGATGCTTTACATTTGCCTCTGGGTACGCCATCTACAGGAACAATTCAAACATACAAACCAGAAGGGAAGGTTTGCATTTCTATAAAAAAAGAATTATGAGGATTTATCCTCTCTACCTCGCTGCACTCTTGGTATATTTTCTCTGCTTCCAGGTCTTTGCGCTCTTCCCCCCTCTCCACTACAGCACTATCGAATGGATCGCCACCATCCTCTCTCTCCAGGTACTGCTGGCACCCTATATCGAACCGATCTTCACTCTCTGGTTTATCGGTTTCATCATGGTGATGTATGCCCTCTACCCCTTATTTTCACGATCTTCAGGTAAGATGAGGAAGAGAGTCATCCTCGCTGCAAGCATCTTTGCTCTCCTGTTCATCCTTCATCAGGTTCTGGACATCATCGACTATCGCTTCTTTTTCTACTATTTCTTCTTCATTGCCGGGATATTTGCAGCAGAAAAAAACTGCCGTTTCCTTATTCTTGAGCGTCCACTCAAAAGGTACAGAAGTAGCATCGCCCCTGCCGTCATTGCACTCTCGTATGCGTCGTACTGTATCTTCCTCTTTCACATGCCGGTGTTTGCCATATCTGGCTACTTCATATCTAGAATGGATCTTCCCGGGTACCTGCAGAACGGAGTCGTCCTGTTCATCGTCATCCCCACCATGATCTGTCTGTGTTATTTTGTCCAGAGATCATACGATGCTGTAATCAAAAACGGTGGAATCAGGTTCCCGCGTGATTCATTCTCCTTGGGAAAGAGGAACAGAGGATGA
- the rqcH gene encoding ribosome rescue protein RqcH has product MADQKGMSGIDVRAMTAELSEKLPLWVGKIYQYDATTLGIRINGEGGAKYQFFVEVGRRAHLVGALPEAPKFPLSYAMLLRKHLEGGRVIEVGQYGLQRIFYIDVGKKGGTLRLVFELFDDGNIILLDGEGVIIKPLWHHRFKDRAVVPGEVYALPEGTDCSGYDEEGFAAMLAASDRDLVRTLAVNCLLGGKYAEVICAAAGVDKNMPAPEADASAIYAAFHQTLATIEGDRHPVITDKGCWPVPGIGTEKKEYPSFNEALEAFYPTTAAEKKAEKKKPKLSREEVILRQQKAALKKFDGKIARAEKAIEAVYTHYTQVQEVIAVLDQVSKERSWQEIEAVLKESDLPAAQVVVAVHPADAAVDLDLEGVQVKVYVHESVEVNLQHYYDQIKKFKKKKQGALDAMARGVPKKKEKPKETFTLMKAKWFHRFRWFYTSDGVLVLGGRDASQNEELVKRYMEGKDTFVHADVHGGSVVIVKGETAHLEDEVAQFAASYSNAWKAGHFTADVYMARPDQVSKTPESGEYVARGAFIIRGERRYAHNVTLGAAIGVQFRPSVAVIGGPVEAIKQRAEHFIELTPGTFGPNDVARKAQRVLKEKVGEETWKSLRTALNTEAIAAFVPPGGTDIVGEE; this is encoded by the coding sequence ATGGCAGACCAGAAGGGGATGAGCGGGATCGACGTCAGGGCGATGACGGCCGAATTATCAGAAAAGCTCCCGCTCTGGGTGGGCAAGATCTACCAGTACGACGCCACGACTCTGGGCATCAGGATCAATGGTGAGGGAGGGGCAAAATATCAGTTCTTTGTCGAGGTCGGCAGGCGGGCCCATCTTGTCGGCGCCCTTCCTGAGGCCCCGAAGTTTCCCCTCAGTTATGCGATGCTGCTGCGTAAGCACCTTGAAGGGGGACGGGTCATCGAGGTCGGGCAATACGGGCTCCAGAGGATCTTCTATATCGATGTCGGGAAGAAGGGGGGGACGCTCAGGCTCGTCTTCGAACTCTTCGACGACGGCAACATCATTCTCCTCGACGGGGAGGGCGTGATCATCAAACCGCTCTGGCACCACCGGTTCAAGGACCGGGCGGTCGTGCCAGGCGAGGTTTACGCCCTTCCCGAAGGGACCGACTGTAGCGGCTACGACGAAGAGGGGTTTGCCGCGATGCTTGCGGCTTCTGACCGCGACCTGGTCAGGACCCTGGCCGTCAACTGTCTCCTCGGGGGGAAATATGCCGAGGTGATCTGCGCCGCAGCTGGCGTCGACAAGAACATGCCGGCCCCAGAGGCCGACGCGAGCGCGATCTATGCGGCGTTTCACCAGACCCTCGCGACGATCGAGGGGGACCGCCACCCGGTGATCACCGACAAGGGGTGCTGGCCGGTACCAGGGATCGGCACGGAGAAAAAGGAGTATCCCTCGTTCAACGAGGCACTGGAAGCCTTCTATCCCACGACGGCAGCCGAGAAGAAGGCAGAGAAGAAGAAACCGAAGCTCTCCAGGGAGGAGGTGATCCTCCGGCAGCAGAAGGCGGCGCTCAAGAAGTTCGACGGGAAGATCGCGCGGGCTGAGAAGGCAATCGAGGCTGTCTATACCCACTACACCCAGGTGCAGGAGGTGATCGCCGTCCTCGACCAGGTGAGCAAGGAACGTTCCTGGCAGGAGATCGAGGCGGTGCTGAAGGAGAGCGACCTGCCGGCGGCACAGGTCGTCGTGGCCGTCCACCCGGCCGATGCGGCCGTCGACCTTGATCTTGAGGGGGTGCAGGTGAAGGTCTATGTCCATGAGAGCGTGGAGGTAAACCTGCAGCACTACTACGACCAGATCAAGAAGTTCAAGAAGAAGAAACAGGGTGCCCTCGACGCGATGGCACGCGGGGTGCCGAAGAAGAAGGAGAAGCCCAAAGAGACCTTCACGCTGATGAAGGCAAAGTGGTTCCACCGGTTCAGGTGGTTCTACACCTCTGACGGCGTCCTCGTACTCGGCGGGAGGGACGCTTCCCAGAACGAGGAACTGGTCAAACGCTATATGGAGGGGAAAGACACCTTCGTGCATGCCGACGTCCACGGCGGGTCAGTGGTCATCGTCAAGGGCGAGACCGCCCACCTGGAGGACGAGGTGGCCCAGTTCGCCGCCTCGTACTCGAATGCCTGGAAGGCCGGACACTTCACTGCCGATGTCTATATGGCCAGGCCAGACCAGGTGAGCAAGACGCCTGAGTCAGGCGAGTACGTGGCGCGGGGGGCGTTCATCATCAGGGGCGAGCGGCGGTATGCCCACAACGTCACCCTGGGTGCGGCCATCGGGGTGCAGTTCAGGCCGAGCGTGGCGGTGATCGGTGGACCGGTCGAGGCGATAAAACAGCGGGCCGAACACTTCATCGAACTGACGCCCGGCACCTTCGGCCCCAACGACGTCGCGAGGAAGGCCCAGCGGGTCCTGAAAGAGAAGGTCGGCGAGGAGACCTGGAAGAGTCTGCGGACCGCCCTCAACACCGAGGCGATCGCCGCCTTCGTCCCGCCTGGCGGCACCGACATCGTGGGAGAAGAATGA
- a CDS encoding mRNA surveillance protein pelota → MKVEFGELKQSYGEAKLFPENVDDLWHLKHLIAPGDLVFATTFRSVDGATDKLRPEKTEKKPVRLGIRVEKVEFHEYATRLRVGGMIKYGVDVASYHTFNLDPGHEVSVIKRWRPVDLQRVERAVEATLHDVIHVLTVEEGEAELFRIRQYGPERVVTVTGGSGKRVDTDSRSAFFADVLATLKGVTGPVVVAGPGFVKDDFVTFLKARDADLGERVIAVETRRTGRGAVQDVIGQGVLDRLVGDLQLSREVTRMEEVLRRIGCDGPVAYGRAEVTDAVNYGAVEEILVLDESLRNPSMNRLLETAEQMNAKVVVLSSEFDPGQQLEALGGVAALLRFKIG, encoded by the coding sequence ATGAAAGTCGAGTTTGGAGAACTGAAACAGTCGTACGGCGAGGCAAAACTCTTTCCAGAGAATGTCGACGACCTCTGGCATCTCAAGCACCTCATCGCACCCGGCGACCTGGTCTTTGCGACCACCTTCAGGAGCGTCGACGGGGCGACCGACAAACTCAGGCCAGAGAAGACCGAGAAAAAGCCGGTCCGTCTGGGCATCAGGGTCGAGAAGGTGGAGTTCCACGAGTACGCCACCCGTCTCAGGGTCGGGGGGATGATCAAGTACGGGGTGGACGTCGCCTCGTACCATACCTTCAACCTCGATCCCGGTCACGAGGTCTCGGTCATCAAGCGCTGGCGTCCGGTCGATCTCCAGCGGGTGGAGCGGGCGGTCGAGGCCACGCTCCATGATGTCATCCATGTCCTCACTGTTGAGGAGGGGGAGGCCGAACTCTTCCGTATCAGGCAGTATGGGCCTGAGCGGGTGGTGACCGTCACGGGCGGCAGCGGAAAGCGGGTCGACACCGATAGCAGGAGTGCCTTCTTTGCCGACGTCCTTGCCACCCTCAAAGGGGTGACCGGGCCGGTGGTCGTGGCAGGGCCAGGGTTTGTGAAGGACGACTTTGTCACGTTTCTCAAGGCCAGGGACGCCGACCTCGGTGAACGGGTGATCGCCGTCGAGACACGGCGCACCGGGCGCGGCGCGGTGCAGGACGTGATCGGCCAGGGCGTCCTCGACCGTCTGGTCGGCGACCTCCAGCTCTCCCGCGAGGTGACCAGGATGGAGGAGGTGCTCAGGCGGATCGGGTGCGACGGCCCGGTCGCCTATGGGCGGGCCGAGGTGACCGACGCTGTGAATTATGGGGCGGTGGAGGAGATACTTGTCCTGGATGAATCTCTCAGGAACCCCTCGATGAACCGCCTCCTCGAGACCGCCGAGCAGATGAACGCAAAAGTTGTCGTTCTCAGTTCAGAGTTCGACCCCGGTCAGCAACTCGAGGCCCTGGGAGGGGTGGCGGCGCTCCTGCGGTTCAAGATCGGGTAA
- a CDS encoding M1 family metallopeptidase: MTRLFTFYPEDFGELPVEVLHMDLVILVGDEATEVKSRMHLRVRDRPVAHLALNARDLKVLSASCEECVTPVRYDARAHLLVFTFATPHPAGTDLHLLTHTRCRPSDHLLEGLYYDVPPAGAPPTQITQCQQWGFQRIVPCFDEMTAKCTYTTTVIADERYTNIISNGDPLSAPRPYGDGQMIVTFDNTTTPMAPYLFFLGVGTYATFRREFEYPDGRTFTLELLAPPGADPAAAEEALEVLADGVLWVYLFTGPEQYRHLPLRKALMARCHERDLAKAVGDEERVEALRTRLVEQVREITPGYAYTGTVYREIGMQNSDYGGMENVGNTTITTNRLMPFPQITDRAYEYMVRVKVHEYYHNLNGSEVTGKTPFEIWLNEAVTVHVENQHFGFFFGEEYARLQTVLELVDPETGTFALDEGAASMPIEPDGFNDPNELITGVTYVKSPEFVRMVETVVGKETFARGLGVYHRRFAHGNASRQDWLEAMEEVSGCSLGKMAAGWLKQTGYPEVRVAHRYDPTRRTCTLSIEQETPEGAEPWTFPLTMALVGADGVDLAEQTHLVRGRHETMVFEGVDAPAYLSVNRGYTFYGRVTNDAAPAALYLQARTDPDLIARFCAFQRCAEAEMLRLLQDPSAAPSNEFCTLYVDLASDDDLMRRAGGQFLTLFESVTDPHYAHCYTALHEARVRLLRGIAAAHQERLTALYHRYAAAPADRSPSAIKARQVKNAVLQVLAALDTPEVHALIREQFEDAGCATDQIAAFAAYLDSSAPDRCAVLEKFEAESKEHPVSWETFLAVVAGSSAPDTLDLVQEVAASPSFHIEQSNDQRALFGRFTRNRRLSLETPEGREYLAEVLGRLGQINEYNTVSALEVFGALDRMAEEHQIPLVGVLLSVMRGVDPEMQPSVYHTARRLLHGAPHAVARYVAEHGPAPELVEVPHLAGHGA; encoded by the coding sequence ATGACGCGTCTCTTTACTTTTTATCCTGAAGATTTCGGTGAACTGCCGGTTGAAGTTCTCCACATGGACCTCGTCATCCTGGTCGGCGACGAGGCGACCGAGGTAAAGTCACGGATGCACCTGCGGGTGCGGGACCGACCAGTCGCACATCTTGCACTGAATGCCCGCGACCTCAAGGTGCTGAGCGCCTCGTGCGAGGAGTGTGTGACCCCGGTCAGGTACGACGCCAGGGCACACCTCCTAGTCTTCACCTTCGCCACCCCGCACCCCGCCGGGACAGATCTCCACCTCCTCACCCACACCAGGTGCCGGCCCTCCGACCACCTCCTGGAGGGGCTGTATTATGACGTGCCCCCTGCCGGCGCCCCGCCGACCCAGATCACCCAGTGCCAGCAGTGGGGCTTCCAGCGGATCGTCCCGTGCTTCGACGAGATGACGGCCAAGTGCACCTACACCACGACGGTCATCGCCGACGAACGCTATACCAACATCATCTCCAACGGCGACCCGCTCTCGGCCCCGAGGCCATATGGGGACGGCCAGATGATCGTCACCTTCGACAACACCACCACCCCGATGGCCCCATACCTCTTCTTCCTGGGCGTTGGAACCTATGCGACCTTCAGGCGCGAGTTCGAGTACCCGGATGGCCGGACCTTCACCCTCGAACTCCTGGCCCCTCCGGGTGCAGACCCTGCGGCCGCAGAGGAGGCCCTGGAGGTACTCGCCGACGGCGTGCTCTGGGTCTATCTCTTCACCGGGCCGGAGCAGTACCGCCACCTCCCTCTCCGCAAGGCTCTCATGGCGCGTTGCCACGAGCGTGACTTGGCAAAGGCGGTAGGAGACGAGGAGCGCGTCGAGGCGTTGCGGACCAGACTCGTCGAACAAGTCAGGGAGATCACTCCCGGGTATGCCTATACCGGCACGGTCTACCGCGAGATCGGGATGCAGAACTCAGACTATGGCGGGATGGAGAATGTCGGCAACACCACCATCACCACCAACCGGCTGATGCCCTTCCCGCAGATAACCGACCGGGCCTATGAATATATGGTGCGGGTGAAGGTCCACGAGTATTACCACAACCTCAACGGCTCTGAGGTGACCGGGAAGACGCCATTTGAGATCTGGCTCAACGAAGCGGTGACGGTGCATGTGGAAAACCAGCACTTCGGGTTCTTCTTCGGCGAGGAGTACGCCCGTCTCCAGACAGTCCTCGAACTCGTCGACCCTGAGACCGGCACCTTCGCCCTGGACGAGGGGGCGGCCTCGATGCCCATCGAGCCAGACGGCTTCAACGACCCCAACGAGTTGATCACTGGGGTCACCTACGTGAAGTCGCCTGAGTTTGTGAGGATGGTCGAGACGGTCGTGGGAAAAGAGACCTTTGCCCGTGGGCTCGGGGTGTATCACCGACGGTTCGCCCATGGGAACGCTTCCAGGCAGGACTGGCTGGAGGCGATGGAGGAGGTCTCAGGGTGCAGTCTCGGCAAGATGGCGGCGGGGTGGCTGAAGCAGACCGGGTACCCGGAGGTGCGGGTGGCGCACCGCTACGATCCGACGAGGCGCACCTGCACCCTCTCGATCGAGCAGGAGACCCCCGAGGGTGCAGAGCCCTGGACCTTCCCGCTGACCATGGCCCTGGTCGGGGCCGACGGCGTCGACCTCGCGGAGCAGACGCATCTGGTGAGAGGTCGGCACGAGACCATGGTCTTTGAGGGCGTCGACGCTCCTGCCTACCTCTCGGTCAACCGCGGCTATACCTTCTATGGACGGGTGACCAACGACGCCGCGCCTGCGGCACTCTACCTCCAGGCGCGGACCGACCCCGACCTCATTGCCCGTTTCTGCGCCTTCCAGCGGTGTGCGGAGGCCGAGATGCTCAGGTTGCTCCAGGACCCTTCGGCCGCTCCCTCGAATGAGTTCTGTACGCTCTACGTCGACCTCGCCTCTGACGACGACCTGATGCGCCGGGCCGGCGGGCAGTTCCTCACCCTCTTCGAGTCGGTGACCGACCCGCACTATGCCCACTGCTACACCGCCCTCCATGAGGCACGGGTGCGCCTGCTGAGGGGGATCGCGGCCGCCCACCAGGAGCGGCTTACGGCCCTGTACCACCGGTACGCGGCGGCGCCGGCCGACCGGAGCCCGTCGGCGATCAAAGCACGGCAGGTGAAGAACGCCGTCCTGCAGGTGCTCGCCGCCCTCGACACCCCTGAGGTCCATGCCCTCATCAGGGAACAGTTCGAGGATGCGGGCTGCGCCACCGACCAGATTGCGGCCTTTGCCGCGTACCTCGATTCTTCGGCCCCTGACCGGTGTGCGGTACTGGAAAAGTTTGAGGCTGAGTCGAAGGAACATCCGGTCTCATGGGAGACGTTCCTTGCCGTTGTCGCGGGGTCGTCAGCCCCCGACACCCTCGACCTGGTGCAGGAGGTGGCGGCTTCGCCATCCTTCCATATCGAGCAGTCCAATGATCAGCGGGCACTCTTCGGGCGGTTTACCAGGAATCGTCGGCTCTCCCTGGAAACTCCTGAGGGACGCGAGTATCTTGCAGAGGTGCTCGGCCGTCTCGGCCAGATAAACGAGTACAACACGGTCAGCGCCCTCGAGGTCTTCGGCGCCCTTGACAGGATGGCAGAGGAGCACCAGATTCCGCTGGTGGGCGTGCTTCTCTCGGTGATGCGGGGCGTCGACC
- a CDS encoding HAMP domain-containing protein, translating into MAKSGAGGRSPTLQIPIFYKLFASMLFVAVIPVILLGIMAAGDTEGIVEILGLQGTVFVLTLATLGIVVMWSLFLASSITRPITQLSEVARNVSMGDLREANVDVTSNDEIGDLAASFNRMINSYRVLDALAREDNE; encoded by the coding sequence ATGGCCAAGTCCGGCGCAGGGGGGAGGAGCCCCACCCTCCAGATCCCCATCTTCTACAAGCTCTTTGCAAGTATGCTCTTTGTCGCCGTAATTCCCGTCATCCTGCTCGGGATCATGGCAGCAGGAGATACCGAAGGGATTGTGGAGATCCTTGGTCTCCAGGGGACGGTCTTTGTCCTGACCCTGGCGACGCTCGGGATTGTGGTGATGTGGAGTCTCTTCCTTGCAAGCAGCATCACGCGCCCCATCACCCAGCTCTCAGAGGTGGCCAGGAATGTCTCGATGGGAGATCTCAGGGAGGCAAATGTGGACGTCACAAGCAACGACGAGATCGGGGATCTTGCCGCGTCCTTCAACAGGATGATCAACTCGTATCGGGTGCTCGACGCCCTTGCCCGTGAAGATAATGAGTGA